One genomic window of Thalassolituus hydrocarboniclasticus includes the following:
- a CDS encoding alkane 1-monooxygenase, whose amino-acid sequence MFKYAKYTLFHMLTIPFAIGLTLGGEWMYLGLAAAAGFIIAGDLLFGDDTVEPEYGHEWILNLQLYSSLLLIFAMNFLMVWTVADSDVLGYGALVQQLTGYDAAAARADNTLLQYVVAIFSCGLLSSVVGTIVGHELTHRTWDPVAMFIGRWLLAFSWDTGFSIEHVYGHHIYVSTVGDPATAPRGRNVYFHILASTWKGNISAWKLEKQRLQKKRLPVFSHHNLYIRGLLMSLLLEIAAFAMAGWIGVLVFTASALIAKAFLEIVNFMEHYGMVRNPKTPVQPYHSWNTNKRVSSWATFNLTRHSHHHAEGDVPFHKLRSYQDAPMMVNGYLTTIALTLIPPLWNRIMVPKVLDWDRRYASAEELELAMEANKRSGIKEFMQQDYRELIAAKKAAMNRPAQAA is encoded by the coding sequence ATGTTCAAATATGCGAAATATACGCTGTTCCATATGCTGACCATTCCCTTCGCCATCGGCCTTACCCTGGGCGGCGAGTGGATGTATCTCGGTTTAGCGGCAGCCGCCGGATTTATTATTGCCGGTGACCTGCTGTTTGGTGATGACACGGTGGAGCCGGAATATGGCCATGAGTGGATTCTGAATCTGCAGCTGTATTCATCGCTGCTGCTGATTTTTGCGATGAATTTTTTAATGGTGTGGACGGTCGCCGATTCCGATGTACTGGGGTACGGCGCACTGGTGCAGCAACTGACCGGTTATGACGCCGCCGCTGCCCGTGCCGACAATACCCTGCTGCAATATGTGGTGGCGATTTTCAGCTGTGGGTTATTGTCATCGGTAGTCGGTACCATCGTTGGCCACGAATTAACGCACCGTACCTGGGACCCGGTGGCGATGTTTATCGGCCGCTGGTTGCTGGCGTTCAGCTGGGATACCGGCTTTTCAATTGAGCATGTTTACGGCCACCATATTTATGTCAGCACCGTTGGTGATCCGGCGACGGCACCGCGCGGCCGCAATGTGTACTTCCATATTCTGGCCTCCACCTGGAAAGGAAATATCAGCGCCTGGAAACTGGAAAAACAGCGCCTGCAGAAAAAACGCCTGCCGGTATTCAGCCACCATAATCTGTATATCCGTGGTTTGCTGATGTCGTTACTGCTGGAAATTGCCGCCTTTGCCATGGCCGGCTGGATCGGTGTGCTGGTATTTACCGCCTCTGCGCTGATTGCCAAAGCGTTTCTGGAAATTGTGAATTTTATGGAACACTACGGCATGGTGCGTAACCCGAAAACGCCGGTACAGCCATATCACAGCTGGAATACCAATAAGCGCGTCAGCTCCTGGGCAACCTTTAACCTGACCCGTCATTCTCACCACCATGCTGAAGGCGATGTGCCTTTTCATAAACTGCGCTCGTATCAGGACGCACCGATGATGGTGAATGGTTATCTGACGACCATTGCCCTGACCCTGATTCCACCGCTGTGGAACCGTATCATGGTGCCGAAGGTGCTGGACTGGGATCGCCGTTATGCCAGCGCAGAAGAATTAGAACTGGCGATGGAAGCGAACAAGCGCAGCGGTATTAAAGAATTTATGCAGCAGGATTACCGCGAATTGATTGCAGCGAAAAAAGCCGCTATGAACAGGCCTGCGCAGGCAGCCTGA
- a CDS encoding tetratricopeptide repeat protein: MKFVKPMLILALLSGCAAQQTQIKTEPQTLTQTVQYLPKQGYDEKGQKIPYVPAENPYLKQTGTISKGSVLLFIEAKKALAADDEKTAVQKLKVIVEKDPSLAGPLVMLGDISMTNDRPAEAEAYYQQALGINAQNVNAWLGLGEAQRHQGKFIVAQNTYAKALQQWPDFPEAHLNLAVLYDLYLNIPQQAQAHYEAYLFLTNKKTHAASDWYEEVQSRTGISTSFIDAGPANTGNGKLAAE, translated from the coding sequence ATGAAATTCGTTAAACCCATGTTGATTCTGGCACTGCTCAGCGGTTGTGCAGCACAACAGACGCAGATAAAAACAGAACCGCAAACCCTGACACAAACAGTGCAGTATCTGCCAAAACAGGGATACGACGAGAAAGGGCAGAAAATTCCCTATGTGCCGGCAGAAAACCCTTACCTGAAGCAAACCGGCACTATCAGCAAAGGTTCTGTACTGCTGTTTATTGAAGCGAAAAAAGCACTGGCCGCGGATGACGAAAAAACCGCCGTGCAAAAGCTGAAAGTAATCGTCGAAAAAGATCCGTCGCTGGCCGGGCCGCTGGTGATGCTGGGCGATATCAGTATGACCAATGATCGTCCGGCGGAAGCCGAGGCTTATTATCAGCAGGCTCTGGGCATTAATGCACAGAATGTGAACGCCTGGCTCGGACTGGGTGAGGCTCAGCGTCATCAGGGTAAATTTATTGTGGCACAAAATACTTATGCCAAAGCCCTGCAACAATGGCCTGACTTTCCTGAAGCACATCTGAATCTGGCCGTACTTTATGACCTGTATCTCAACATTCCGCAGCAGGCACAGGCACACTATGAAGCCTACCTGTTTCTGACCAATAAAAAGACGCATGCGGCGTCCGACTGGTATGAGGAAGTACAGAGCCGTACCGGAATCAGCACAAGCTTTATCGATGCAGGTCCGGCAAACACAGGTAACGGCAAACTGGCGGCGGAATAA
- a CDS encoding PKD domain-containing protein, with product MKSAVIKFCSSGLLCSSLLLAGCGEDLGVDPTSNAGDTAFTNDVPFAYVQRTLSGTAETASQSYLAGAQLIVRERVSSSAGDTEILSQTIGSNRYDVKDLNVSPDGRFLIFAARLLNEKSTESYTADTWNLYEYDFNEGNVRRVLSDDALANSGQDISPAYTSDGGIVFSSNRGQSNSASSVLFQMERDGSSLIQLTSGDVYDYKPSMMADGSLVFIRIAAGSETAVCESDNSIKATSISASRCTSFSEAKAASTKYSLLRLSSINSEPEELASGEIAPGSDEASLQLMNVVQDDNGHLGALIRHQGHSLMGGDVIAITGGQQANTVFAGLSPESYTGGQVNVYPGQISRGGWYSAFWPYRDGSGRMLISWTQCLTQKSGLTDSCRDSSDFDAVSSRYGIWAYDPANNTRQPVINGKAGVVYTELAVAYPYQSNYLNFAPVTPDPTDPTDPTDPTDPTDPTDPTDPTDPTDPTDPTDPTDPTDPTDPTDPTDPTDPTDPTDPTDPTDPTDPTDPTDPTDPTDPTDPTDPTDPTDPTDPTDPTDPTDPTDPTDPTDPTDPTDPTDPTDPTDPTDPTDPTDPTDPTDPTDPTDPTDPTDPTNHKPVANAGADILNQQVGTTVMLDGGASSDADGDALTYSWRVISSPAEIDVNLLTDPTAQQPTLTLTEKGFYIVELTVSDGKSVSAPDTVMIEAVANDQVCVSGKKLSIWAAKTSENNPDKLVKDVFLGNITSFKGTNTPAASYNYYSDSAHPTYVADAYNDALPQPKDSSAHIFFYESTVAHAARTYSNNSAIKPRGQLNEGDLFLYFFFNKDAAGQSNNKVYFEVLTDNNLNAQGIPVDQVILSDDGHELYSVSNGSAADKHYVGDFQYWYNTDGGVVGPFRGEEFTIAVRATSQSPVGEDLTGASFFSREGTEYNFFNDPKITSFIVTYKEENNCDDVDPTDPTDPTDPTDPTDPTDPTDPTDPTDPTDPTDPTDPTDPTDPTDPTDPTDPTDPTDPTDPTDPTDPTDPTDPTGPTAGACYSGQGYWKNHNRYARNPSQKISWPAVPDYMVSEDTNICGQTWLNNLYTPPRGDAFYILSHQWIAARLNQANGAELTATISDAINRGSELLAQCRISSSERAEVVALASLLDDFNDSEDCAYTEPDQPVGNHYGVVNIRSIYEVEGVDMMASQGGITALRDPALFPLNERSERFIRVLSTDKELLGYAAIQPDGSALFKVPANTDFTLEVVNSRLKALASKNEDYAYLNALSAHTLNVAAGEILHYQQGSGVNPGGHAGYAFANTNNAIVASEDGQTMAEALADHQQNLAVISADIRYQDVWSLSNAAADISYSYSQLDTPAPTSSACINSWDKDCSARITYTDHVQPLWEKAGRDNSGRSCVACHDNSGATGLDLTWDGVALDKANIVSYRELFSPRTTYMYLANQFSPVSSNHCRRQQEMPFVEQPGNDCFTCYSRVLMSDLGALESANFFELFSTEPDHSNYLFNPDENTPRVNHANMLSAEELRLISEWLDSGARVH from the coding sequence ATGAAATCAGCTGTAATCAAATTCTGTTCTTCCGGCTTACTGTGCAGCAGTCTGCTGCTCGCAGGCTGTGGTGAAGACCTCGGGGTTGATCCAACCAGTAACGCAGGTGACACTGCTTTTACCAATGACGTTCCTTTTGCTTATGTGCAACGAACGTTAAGTGGTACAGCAGAAACAGCCTCACAGAGTTATCTGGCCGGTGCGCAGCTGATTGTCCGTGAGCGTGTTTCATCAAGTGCTGGCGACACAGAAATCCTGTCCCAGACCATTGGCAGCAACCGCTACGATGTTAAAGATCTGAACGTCTCACCCGACGGTCGTTTTCTGATTTTTGCTGCCCGTCTGTTGAATGAAAAAAGTACAGAGTCTTACACCGCAGATACCTGGAACCTGTACGAATACGATTTTAATGAGGGCAATGTCCGTCGCGTGCTCAGCGACGACGCTCTGGCAAACAGTGGTCAGGACATCAGCCCTGCTTATACCAGCGACGGTGGCATTGTCTTTTCTTCCAACCGTGGCCAAAGCAACAGCGCTTCATCCGTGCTGTTCCAGATGGAACGCGATGGCAGCAGTCTGATTCAGCTGACCAGTGGCGATGTTTACGATTACAAGCCAAGCATGATGGCCGATGGCAGCCTGGTATTTATCCGCATCGCGGCCGGCAGCGAAACTGCCGTTTGCGAAAGTGATAACAGCATTAAAGCCACCAGCATCAGCGCCAGCCGCTGCACCAGTTTCAGCGAAGCCAAAGCAGCCAGCACCAAATACAGTCTGCTGCGTCTGAGCAGCATCAACAGCGAGCCTGAAGAACTGGCCAGTGGTGAAATTGCTCCGGGCAGTGATGAAGCCAGCCTGCAATTAATGAACGTAGTGCAGGATGACAACGGTCACCTTGGTGCATTAATCCGCCACCAGGGTCACAGCCTGATGGGTGGCGACGTGATCGCCATCACCGGTGGCCAGCAGGCCAATACGGTATTTGCCGGTCTGTCTCCTGAATCCTATACCGGTGGCCAGGTTAACGTTTACCCTGGACAAATTTCACGCGGCGGCTGGTACAGCGCCTTCTGGCCTTACCGTGATGGCAGCGGCCGTATGCTGATCAGCTGGACTCAGTGCCTGACACAAAAAAGTGGCCTGACCGATTCCTGCCGTGACAGCAGCGATTTTGACGCCGTCAGCAGCCGTTATGGTATCTGGGCGTACGACCCTGCCAACAACACCCGCCAGCCTGTGATTAATGGTAAAGCCGGCGTTGTGTACACCGAACTGGCCGTGGCTTACCCATACCAGAGCAATTACCTGAACTTTGCGCCGGTAACTCCGGACCCGACTGATCCGACTGATCCTACCGATCCGACTGATCCGACTGATCCGACTGATCCTACCGATCCTACCGATCCTACCGATCCGACTGATCCTACCGATCCGACCGATCCGACCGATCCGACCGATCCTACCGATCCGACTGATCCGACTGATCCGACTGATCCTACCGATCCTACCGATCCTACCGATCCTACCGATCCGACTGATCCGACCGATCCGACTGATCCGACTGATCCGACTGATCCGACTGATCCGACTGATCCGACTGATCCGACTGATCCTACTGATCCTACTGATCCTACTGATCCTACTGATCCTACTGATCCTACTGATCCTACTGATCCGACTGATCCGACTGATCCGACTGATCCGACTGATCCGACTGATCCGACTGATCCGACTGATCCGACTGATCCGACTGATCCGACTGATCCGACTGATCCGACTGATCCGACTGATCCGACCAATCATAAGCCGGTCGCCAATGCCGGAGCGGATATTCTGAATCAGCAGGTTGGTACGACCGTGATGCTGGATGGTGGCGCCAGTTCCGATGCCGACGGTGATGCCCTGACGTACAGCTGGAGAGTGATCAGTTCACCGGCAGAAATCGATGTTAATCTGCTGACCGACCCTACCGCCCAGCAACCAACACTGACGCTGACCGAAAAAGGTTTCTATATCGTTGAGCTGACCGTAAGCGATGGCAAAAGCGTCAGCGCGCCGGATACCGTAATGATTGAAGCGGTTGCCAATGATCAGGTGTGTGTGAGCGGCAAGAAGTTATCCATCTGGGCAGCAAAAACCAGTGAAAATAACCCGGACAAGCTGGTTAAAGACGTATTCCTGGGCAATATCACTTCGTTCAAAGGAACCAATACGCCAGCGGCCAGTTACAACTACTACAGCGATTCTGCGCATCCGACCTATGTGGCAGACGCATACAATGATGCATTGCCGCAGCCAAAAGACAGCTCAGCTCATATTTTCTTCTATGAGTCGACGGTTGCCCATGCGGCACGCACCTATTCGAATAATTCAGCGATTAAACCACGCGGCCAGCTGAATGAAGGCGACCTGTTCCTGTACTTCTTCTTTAATAAAGATGCCGCCGGACAGAGCAACAACAAGGTGTATTTCGAGGTGCTTACCGACAATAACCTGAATGCTCAGGGCATTCCGGTTGATCAGGTGATTCTGTCAGACGATGGCCACGAACTTTATTCAGTAAGTAACGGCAGCGCGGCAGACAAGCATTATGTTGGCGACTTCCAGTACTGGTACAACACCGATGGTGGTGTGGTCGGTCCGTTCCGTGGTGAAGAATTTACCATTGCAGTGCGCGCAACATCGCAAAGCCCGGTGGGTGAAGACCTGACCGGAGCCAGCTTCTTCTCCCGTGAAGGCACTGAATATAACTTCTTTAACGATCCTAAAATCACGTCCTTTATCGTGACTTATAAAGAAGAGAACAATTGTGATGATGTAGATCCGACTGATCCGACTGATCCGACTGATCCGACTGATCCGACTGATCCGACTGATCCGACTGATCCGACTGATCCGACTGATCCGACTGATCCGACTGATCCGACTGATCCGACTGATCCGACTGACCCGACCGATCCTACTGATCCGACTGATCCGACTGATCCGACTGATCCTACCGATCCTACCGATCCTACCGATCCTACCGATCCTACCGATCCGACAGGCCCAACTGCTGGCGCCTGTTATTCCGGTCAGGGTTACTGGAAAAATCATAACCGTTATGCCCGTAACCCAAGCCAGAAAATCAGCTGGCCTGCCGTACCGGATTATATGGTCAGCGAAGACACCAATATCTGTGGCCAGACCTGGCTGAATAATCTGTACACACCACCCCGTGGCGATGCTTTTTATATTCTGTCGCACCAGTGGATTGCCGCCCGTCTGAATCAGGCCAATGGTGCCGAATTAACCGCGACCATCAGCGATGCGATTAACCGTGGCAGCGAGCTGCTGGCACAGTGCCGTATCAGCAGCTCCGAACGCGCAGAAGTCGTTGCTCTCGCCTCACTGCTTGATGATTTTAACGACAGTGAAGACTGCGCCTACACCGAGCCGGACCAGCCTGTTGGCAATCACTATGGCGTAGTGAATATCCGCAGTATTTATGAAGTTGAAGGCGTCGATATGATGGCCAGCCAGGGCGGCATTACTGCTCTGCGTGATCCGGCCCTGTTTCCGCTGAATGAACGCAGCGAGCGTTTTATCCGCGTACTGAGCACTGACAAAGAACTGCTGGGTTACGCCGCGATTCAGCCCGATGGTTCCGCTCTGTTTAAAGTACCGGCCAACACCGACTTTACCCTGGAAGTGGTGAACAGCCGTCTGAAAGCACTGGCCAGCAAGAACGAAGATTATGCCTACCTGAATGCCCTGTCAGCGCACACGCTGAACGTTGCTGCCGGTGAAATCCTGCATTATCAGCAAGGTTCCGGCGTTAATCCGGGCGGTCATGCCGGCTATGCCTTTGCCAATACCAATAACGCCATTGTTGCCAGCGAAGACGGTCAGACCATGGCCGAAGCACTGGCAGATCATCAGCAAAATCTGGCCGTTATCAGCGCCGACATCCGTTATCAGGACGTGTGGAGCCTGAGCAATGCCGCCGCCGACATCAGCTACAGCTACAGCCAGCTGGATACTCCGGCACCGACCAGCAGCGCCTGTATTAACAGCTGGGATAAAGACTGCAGTGCCCGCATCACCTACACCGACCATGTACAGCCATTGTGGGAAAAAGCCGGACGCGATAACAGTGGCCGCAGCTGTGTTGCCTGCCACGATAATTCCGGCGCCACCGGTCTGGATCTGACCTGGGACGGCGTAGCACTGGATAAAGCCAATATCGTGTCATACCGCGAGCTGTTCAGCCCACGTACAACCTACATGTATCTGGCCAACCAGTTCAGCCCGGTGAGCAGCAATCACTGTCGCCGTCAGCAGGAAATGCCTTTTGTTGAACAGCCGGGCAACGACTGCTTTACCTGCTACAGCCGCGTGCTGATGTCCGATCTGGGTGCTCTTGAATCAGCGAATTTCTTCGAACTGTTCAGCACCGAACCGGATCACAGCAACTACCTGTTTAATCCGGACGAAAACACACCACGGGTTAACCACGCCAATATGCTCAGTGCAGAAGAGCTGCGCTTAATCAGCGAATGGCTGGATAGCGGTGCACGGGTACATTAA
- a CDS encoding ExbD/TolR family protein, with product MAFKMNRRMAEDTDIDITSFMNLMIVLVPVLLLSLTFTKVRVLDINLPELSGGQSAAELSQSQLDVMVDNQGFTVYFPTGKLLKKIPLSDNQYNYRELSMLMRDLKDQLSDKKDATIIAAKNVEYQTLISTMDTIKSYKTVVAASLVEVELFPEISLGDKKR from the coding sequence ATGGCTTTTAAAATGAACCGTCGCATGGCGGAAGATACCGATATTGATATCACGTCCTTTATGAACCTGATGATCGTATTGGTACCGGTACTGCTGCTCAGCCTGACTTTTACCAAGGTACGGGTGCTGGATATCAATCTGCCCGAGCTTAGTGGTGGCCAGTCTGCGGCGGAACTCAGCCAGTCGCAGCTGGATGTGATGGTCGATAATCAGGGCTTTACCGTGTATTTCCCTACCGGCAAGCTGCTGAAAAAAATTCCGCTCAGCGATAACCAATACAATTACCGTGAGCTGTCGATGCTGATGCGTGATCTGAAAGATCAGCTGAGCGATAAAAAAGACGCGACCATTATTGCTGCCAAAAACGTCGAGTATCAGACCCTGATTTCCACCATGGATACCATTAAATCCTATAAAACAGTGGTGGCAGCCAGTCTGGTCGAAGTTGAACTCTTCCCGGAAATTTCTCTTGGGGATAAAAAACGGTAA
- a CDS encoding AgmX/PglI C-terminal domain-containing protein: protein MSATAQFVSLQLDLPWSVNEENNQRFIRQVKRLAVVLLVLFIAVPFLPTWDVHFSDIEQPPVVRTKVMLEPPKMPEQSKPVQEVVPPPPKPKPKPQEAVTAADRPQPKAGGKAPAQALQALSSLNTMKTKVDVSKLQNKNLSEKGGQAKANNRSSLGQENLNSSGGLKNADMDMQVKGTALAQHQGTAIDSPIAYLDLPDEGGSYSEGARGRRDMESIRRTIENTKGSVYALYAKALRQHPDLSGKFVFELVVEPDGTVSRLKLISSDLRMPDLEQKMLAKVSGINFGQEKVAPTKVQYTFVLIPS from the coding sequence ATGTCAGCCACTGCTCAGTTTGTTTCGCTCCAGCTTGATCTGCCCTGGAGCGTTAATGAAGAAAACAACCAGCGCTTTATCCGTCAGGTTAAACGTCTGGCTGTCGTATTACTGGTGTTGTTTATCGCCGTGCCTTTTTTGCCGACCTGGGATGTGCACTTCAGTGATATAGAACAGCCTCCTGTGGTACGCACCAAGGTGATGCTGGAGCCGCCGAAAATGCCGGAGCAATCCAAACCGGTACAGGAAGTGGTACCACCACCGCCCAAACCTAAGCCAAAACCACAGGAAGCGGTAACCGCTGCGGATCGCCCACAACCCAAAGCCGGAGGAAAAGCACCGGCTCAGGCACTGCAAGCCCTGTCTTCGCTGAACACCATGAAAACCAAAGTGGATGTCAGCAAGTTACAGAATAAAAACCTGTCGGAAAAAGGTGGCCAGGCTAAAGCCAATAACCGCTCCAGTCTGGGTCAGGAAAATCTGAACAGCAGTGGCGGTCTGAAAAATGCCGATATGGATATGCAGGTAAAAGGTACGGCCCTGGCGCAACATCAGGGAACTGCCATCGACAGTCCGATAGCCTATCTCGATTTACCGGATGAAGGCGGCAGTTACAGCGAAGGGGCTCGTGGCCGGCGCGATATGGAGAGCATCCGCCGCACCATTGAGAATACCAAAGGCAGTGTCTATGCACTGTATGCCAAAGCGCTGCGACAGCACCCGGATCTGAGCGGCAAGTTTGTTTTTGAACTGGTGGTTGAACCTGACGGTACGGTGTCGCGGCTGAAATTAATAAGCAGCGACCTGAGAATGCCGGATCTTGAACAGAAAATGCTGGCTAAGGTTTCTGGTATTAACTTCGGTCAGGAGAAGGTTGCACCAACAAAAGTGCAGTACACCTTCGTACTGATTCCGAGCTGA
- a CDS encoding MotA/TolQ/ExbB proton channel family protein: MGDIYSIVVNFLKEGGLFMYPISVVLVLGLAIAFERWIFLKREKARNEKTFQDFLPLLRTNDHEKMTLFTRDHQAAVSRIIGCGLDMMKITKQRADIEQAMNEGVMEVLPRLENRTNYLAMLANVATLLGLLGTIIGLIAAFAAVANADPADKSALLSQSISVAMNTTAFGLIAAIPLLIASAVINNKTNAIVSSIEMAAMKFLNVMTLNRAVEAGYPKDNRSDEQKAS, translated from the coding sequence ATGGGCGATATCTACAGCATCGTGGTCAACTTTCTGAAAGAAGGGGGCCTGTTTATGTATCCGATTTCTGTCGTACTGGTACTGGGTCTGGCGATTGCCTTTGAACGCTGGATATTCCTCAAGCGCGAAAAAGCCCGTAATGAAAAAACCTTTCAGGATTTTCTGCCGTTACTGCGCACCAACGATCATGAAAAAATGACGTTATTCACCCGTGACCATCAGGCGGCGGTATCGCGCATCATTGGTTGCGGTCTGGATATGATGAAAATCACCAAACAACGTGCCGATATTGAGCAAGCCATGAACGAAGGTGTAATGGAAGTGCTGCCACGTCTGGAAAACCGCACCAACTATCTGGCTATGCTGGCCAACGTTGCCACCCTGCTCGGTCTGCTCGGTACCATTATTGGTCTGATCGCCGCCTTCGCTGCTGTTGCCAACGCTGACCCGGCCGATAAATCTGCCCTGCTGTCACAATCTATTTCGGTGGCGATGAACACCACTGCATTTGGTCTGATTGCCGCTATTCCACTGCTGATTGCCAGTGCGGTTATCAATAATAAAACCAATGCCATTGTCAGCAGCATTGAAATGGCGGCAATGAAATTCCTCAACGTGATGACCCTGAACCGTGCTGTTGAAGCCGGCTACCCGAAAGACAACCGCAGTGACGAGCAAAAGGCATCCTGA
- a CDS encoding PepSY domain-containing protein — translation MAALIARKTLVSVHLYLAAFFAPIIIIMAISGGLYLFGVKGNTTYTDVGQIDGVTLSAKSPTLTDDVQAVLKSAGIDSRFEYVKDKGNSFYTRPTSREHYLLQQQGDNIVIKRGEPDLQAGLMELHKGHGPSLFKWLEKLFAIALVLIMVSGLYLGLQSPMLKNKTLVLSGAGLAVFIVLGLL, via the coding sequence ATGGCGGCTCTTATCGCACGTAAAACCCTGGTGTCGGTGCATCTGTATCTGGCAGCATTCTTTGCCCCTATTATCATTATTATGGCGATTTCCGGCGGACTGTATTTGTTCGGCGTAAAAGGCAATACCACTTATACCGACGTTGGCCAGATTGATGGTGTGACGCTGAGTGCAAAAAGCCCGACACTGACTGACGATGTTCAGGCTGTCTTAAAAAGCGCGGGTATCGACAGTCGCTTTGAATATGTAAAAGATAAGGGCAACAGCTTTTACACCCGCCCGACCAGCCGTGAGCATTACCTGCTGCAGCAGCAGGGCGACAATATTGTGATTAAGCGCGGAGAGCCGGATCTGCAGGCCGGATTAATGGAGCTGCACAAAGGCCATGGCCCTTCACTGTTTAAATGGCTGGAAAAATTATTCGCTATCGCTCTGGTGCTGATTATGGTCAGTGGCCTGTATCTTGGCCTGCAGTCACCGATGCTGAAAAACAAAACGCTGGTATTAAGCGGTGCGGGTCTGGCTGTGTTTATTGTGCTTGGGTTGCTGTAA
- a CDS encoding ExbD/TolR family protein has translation MASNSFIQRKVTKAATLNLTSLMDIFTILVFFLLMNTGESQELAKANFVKLPDSNADGALHGQLVINVAQDKIVIDNKEIVAVSDVNRRPGEVNKPLGEALKAFAEESGELTEVEKKIGRSVTIMGDQGVPYDLLKAVMTTCSAYGFRDVSLAVNQVAASALTGGGQ, from the coding sequence ATGGCCTCAAACAGCTTTATTCAACGCAAAGTCACCAAAGCAGCGACACTGAACCTGACCTCGCTGATGGATATTTTTACCATCCTGGTGTTCTTTCTGCTGATGAATACCGGTGAAAGTCAGGAGTTAGCCAAAGCTAACTTCGTAAAACTGCCGGACTCCAACGCCGATGGTGCCCTGCATGGTCAGCTGGTGATTAATGTCGCTCAGGACAAAATCGTGATCGACAACAAAGAAATTGTCGCCGTCAGCGACGTTAACCGCCGCCCGGGTGAAGTAAACAAACCGCTGGGCGAAGCGTTAAAAGCATTCGCTGAAGAAAGTGGTGAGTTAACGGAAGTTGAAAAGAAAATCGGTCGTTCAGTCACCATCATGGGTGATCAGGGCGTACCCTACGATTTATTAAAAGCCGTTATGACTACCTGCAGCGCTTATGGATTCCGCGATGTATCTCTGGCCGTTAATCAGGTTGCGGCCAGCGCCCTGACCGGTGGAGGGCAGTAA
- a CDS encoding 2Fe-2S iron-sulfur cluster binding domain-containing protein has translation MLSLFKKKARQVTLASTHQSFTAAPGETILQAALREGIRFPHSCRVGGCAACKCRLQQGKVKELTESAYVLSAEDLDNNYILACQSVPKSDLLLDIPHWDNRSPDHPLQTVSGVIQMIRPLTQDISALSITLDEPLTFTPGQYAQLSLSGTAAPARSYSFAGTCAAGGSTGLEFFIRHIPGGALSPLLQDSVRIGSRVQVEGPLGDFWLRPDDTPIFAIAGGSGLAPLLSILRQGVAEQSRRPVTLLFGARTQNDLYCLDEIQQLAQSWAGPFEFVPVLSSEPDDSDWDGLRGWVTQAIEGRMAADSQVYLCGPAPMIDAAISECQKFSVRPHQIFFDKFLDSRDLSGAVAALAANA, from the coding sequence ATGCTGTCATTGTTTAAGAAGAAAGCCCGACAAGTCACCCTTGCCAGCACTCACCAGAGTTTTACCGCCGCCCCGGGCGAAACCATTTTGCAGGCGGCCCTGCGTGAAGGTATCCGCTTTCCGCACAGTTGCCGCGTGGGTGGTTGTGCTGCCTGCAAGTGCCGGCTGCAGCAGGGCAAGGTGAAAGAATTAACCGAAAGCGCTTATGTGTTAAGCGCTGAGGATCTCGATAATAACTACATTCTTGCCTGTCAGAGCGTGCCGAAAAGCGATCTGCTGTTGGATATTCCACACTGGGATAACCGCAGTCCGGATCATCCGTTGCAGACCGTATCCGGCGTGATTCAGATGATCCGCCCGCTGACCCAGGATATCAGCGCGCTGAGCATAACGCTGGACGAGCCGCTGACATTCACCCCCGGCCAGTATGCGCAGTTAAGTCTGAGCGGAACGGCTGCGCCGGCGCGCTCGTATTCTTTTGCCGGAACCTGTGCCGCCGGTGGCAGTACCGGGCTGGAATTTTTTATCCGCCATATTCCCGGTGGCGCGTTATCTCCTTTATTGCAGGACAGTGTGCGTATCGGCAGCAGGGTGCAGGTAGAAGGACCGCTCGGCGATTTCTGGCTGCGCCCGGATGACACGCCCATTTTTGCCATTGCCGGCGGCAGTGGCCTCGCCCCTTTGCTGAGTATTCTGCGTCAGGGCGTGGCCGAGCAGTCACGACGCCCGGTGACGTTGTTGTTTGGTGCACGCACGCAGAACGATCTGTATTGCCTCGATGAGATTCAGCAGCTGGCGCAGAGCTGGGCCGGGCCGTTTGAATTTGTCCCTGTGCTGTCCAGTGAGCCTGATGATTCTGACTGGGACGGCCTGCGTGGCTGGGTAACCCAGGCCATCGAAGGGCGCATGGCTGCAGACAGTCAGGTTTATCTGTGTGGTCCGGCGCCGATGATTGATGCGGCCATCAGCGAATGCCAGAAATTCAGCGTGCGCCCGCATCAGATTTTCTTCGATAAATTTCTCGACAGCCGTGACTTATCCGGTGCCGTTGCGGCACTGGCAGCCAACGCCTGA